From one Enterococcus sp. DIV2402 genomic stretch:
- a CDS encoding peptide ABC transporter substrate-binding protein: MNKKGIWLGALAAFALVGCSTGAPKEEEATPINLMSASELTTLDTSNMLDFPDAITHTAAFEGLYALDENDDVIPAVAKELPEISEDGKTYTITLRDDAVWSNDEPVTAHDFETAWKKMIDPKNALIYSFLLIDTVENAAAISAGEKEVDELGVKALDDQTLEVHLSEAKPYFTSLLTFPTFFPQNQTALKEFGNNYGKDSESVVYNGPFIVENWKQSETSWDLVKNDKYWDKANVKAENIHYDVIKEASTALNLFNDGQLDVATLTGELAKQNLNNEDFHSYPTATMNYIRMNQVRGGKDTPLKNIHLRKALALGIDKETLVNNVMADGSKPLYGAVTEGFVSNPTTGIDFREEAGNLMEYNKDEALKYWEEAKAELGNDITLELMVTDDGGYKKMGESIQYSLQETFPGLTVELKALPTETALNLGRDSDYDLFLIYWTPDYKDPISTLKTLYSGNDRNYSNPAYDQLLDDASIKYANDLEKRWETLIAAEKEVIETNPGMIIISQNQQSVLQNDAIEGLNYHTFAAPLTLKNIYKK; the protein is encoded by the coding sequence ATGAATAAAAAGGGAATTTGGTTAGGTGCCCTTGCTGCTTTCGCACTAGTAGGGTGTTCAACAGGCGCACCAAAAGAAGAAGAAGCAACACCAATTAATTTGATGTCTGCATCAGAATTAACAACGTTAGATACCTCTAATATGTTAGATTTTCCAGATGCAATTACTCACACAGCAGCTTTTGAAGGTTTATACGCGTTAGATGAAAATGATGACGTCATTCCTGCCGTAGCGAAAGAATTGCCTGAAATTTCTGAAGATGGTAAAACTTATACGATTACTTTACGAGACGATGCTGTTTGGAGTAATGATGAACCAGTAACTGCACATGACTTTGAAACTGCTTGGAAAAAAATGATTGATCCAAAAAATGCTTTGATTTATAGCTTTTTATTAATTGATACGGTTGAAAATGCCGCAGCGATTTCAGCAGGTGAAAAAGAAGTGGATGAACTAGGGGTAAAAGCTTTGGACGACCAAACTTTGGAAGTTCATTTAAGTGAAGCCAAACCTTATTTTACGTCATTGCTCACTTTTCCAACATTCTTCCCACAAAATCAAACAGCATTAAAAGAATTTGGAAATAATTATGGGAAAGATAGTGAAAGTGTGGTTTATAACGGACCCTTCATCGTCGAAAACTGGAAACAATCTGAAACAAGTTGGGATTTAGTGAAGAACGACAAGTATTGGGACAAAGCCAATGTCAAAGCCGAAAATATCCATTATGATGTCATCAAAGAAGCTTCAACTGCTTTGAATTTATTCAATGATGGTCAATTAGATGTCGCTACCTTAACTGGTGAGTTGGCAAAACAAAATTTAAATAATGAAGACTTCCATTCCTATCCAACTGCAACGATGAACTATATCCGCATGAATCAAGTTCGCGGAGGCAAAGATACCCCACTTAAAAACATTCATTTACGTAAAGCTCTTGCGTTGGGTATCGACAAAGAAACCTTAGTGAACAATGTCATGGCAGATGGTTCAAAACCTCTGTATGGTGCGGTAACAGAAGGATTTGTTAGCAATCCAACCACCGGCATTGATTTCCGTGAAGAAGCGGGCAATTTGATGGAATACAACAAAGATGAAGCCTTGAAGTATTGGGAAGAAGCCAAAGCCGAATTAGGCAATGACATCACACTTGAATTAATGGTTACGGATGATGGTGGTTACAAAAAAATGGGAGAAAGTATCCAATATAGTCTCCAAGAAACATTCCCTGGTTTAACTGTCGAACTAAAAGCTTTACCAACTGAAACAGCCTTGAACTTAGGACGAGACAGCGATTACGATTTATTCTTGATTTATTGGACACCAGATTATAAAGATCCAATTTCAACATTAAAGACCCTATATTCTGGCAATGACCGTAACTACTCAAACCCAGCCTATGATCAATTACTTGACGATGCTTCTATCAAATACGCGAACGATTTAGAAAAACGTTGGGAAACATTGATAGCAGCTGAAAAAGAAGTCATTGAAACAAACCCGGGCATGATTATTATCAGCCAAAATCAACAATCTGTCTTACAAAATGACGCAATTGAAGGCTTAAACTACCATACTTTTGCCGCACCATTAACATTGAAAAATATTTATAAGAAATAA
- a CDS encoding cupin domain-containing protein — protein sequence MIIKPTLAEKMTIFFDQKNQPNERVTMGLITLQPGEKSPAEGFARHDQDEYSYVISGTAHTILEDGQDLLGKPGDAQLIEKGEGHINYNDGDEPAVVVWMLVDRN from the coding sequence ATGATTATTAAACCAACTCTGGCTGAAAAGATGACTATCTTTTTTGACCAAAAGAACCAACCAAACGAGCGTGTCACGATGGGCTTAATTACGCTACAACCCGGTGAAAAAAGTCCAGCAGAAGGTTTTGCTCGCCACGACCAAGATGAATATTCGTACGTCATCTCTGGCACGGCACATACAATCTTGGAGGATGGACAAGATTTACTTGGCAAACCAGGTGATGCGCAATTAATTGAAAAAGGCGAAGGTCACATCAATTATAATGACGGCGATGAACCCGCAGTAGTTGTCTGGATGTTAGTCGACCGTAACTAG
- the thiT gene encoding energy-coupled thiamine transporter ThiT, with protein MRSSTTKIWVEGTILAALAMVLSFIPLDIGSSFSISLGQIPIAVYALRRGPKAGLLAAFIWGILHFPAAKVYFLSVIQVLIEYPIAFTFAGLTGLAATKLQKAIAAGDTITARKQIVSGVFIGALARYFWHFVAGWVFWGMYALWGMSPVVFSLVMNGISGLATALVTTIVLLVLYRMNPTIFVPKDTLR; from the coding sequence ATGCGTTCATCAACAACAAAAATTTGGGTGGAAGGAACTATTTTGGCCGCTTTAGCGATGGTCTTATCATTTATTCCTTTAGACATTGGTTCAAGTTTTTCTATTTCACTCGGACAAATTCCCATTGCCGTTTATGCGTTGCGACGTGGTCCTAAAGCCGGTTTATTAGCAGCGTTCATTTGGGGGATTTTGCACTTCCCAGCTGCCAAAGTTTACTTTTTAAGTGTCATTCAAGTCTTAATCGAATACCCTATTGCCTTTACTTTTGCTGGTTTAACAGGTCTTGCAGCAACTAAATTACAAAAAGCAATTGCTGCGGGAGATACGATAACTGCTCGCAAACAAATTGTTTCAGGAGTCTTTATCGGAGCTTTGGCACGATACTTCTGGCATTTTGTAGCTGGTTGGGTCTTTTGGGGAATGTATGCGTTATGGGGCATGAGTCCAGTCGTCTTTTCTTTAGTAATGAATGGCATTAGTGGCTTGGCAACGGCGCTTGTGACGACAATTGTTTTATTGGTGCTTTATCGCATGAATCCAACGATTTTCGTTCCTAAAGATACCTTGAGATAA
- the tenA gene encoding thiaminase II has translation MDFVTIARDAAQRSWENSLAHPFIQELHQGTLSESCFRYYLLQDRYYLESLQSVYLAIGQQTELPQIKMMMEQGAKRLVAGEISIRETFFERLQITEQEVQQTPLATVPKRYVAHMHQQLQHSVSVAFASLLPCAWLYQEIGLALSSGSPHPVYQRWIETCITPESMAIVAQEKELLNQLYQKATASERHQMIEAFVTSVKMEEAFWDMAYYFNR, from the coding sequence ATGGATTTTGTAACAATTGCCCGCGATGCTGCTCAGAGAAGCTGGGAAAATAGCTTGGCACACCCGTTTATTCAGGAATTACATCAAGGAACATTATCGGAAAGTTGTTTTCGTTATTATTTATTACAAGATCGCTATTATTTGGAATCGTTACAATCCGTTTACCTAGCTATTGGTCAACAAACAGAACTTCCACAAATAAAAATGATGATGGAACAAGGTGCGAAGCGTTTAGTAGCGGGCGAAATAAGTATTCGCGAAACTTTTTTTGAACGATTGCAGATTACGGAACAAGAAGTTCAACAAACGCCGCTTGCAACGGTCCCAAAACGTTATGTTGCACATATGCATCAGCAATTACAGCACTCTGTTTCTGTTGCTTTTGCAAGTTTATTACCTTGTGCTTGGTTGTATCAAGAAATTGGTTTAGCGTTGTCTTCGGGGTCACCACACCCAGTGTATCAGCGTTGGATTGAAACCTGTATTACACCAGAAAGTATGGCAATTGTTGCTCAAGAAAAAGAATTATTGAATCAGTTATATCAAAAAGCAACAGCAAGCGAACGCCATCAGATGATAGAAGCATTTGTGACAAGTGTCAAAATGGAAGAAGCTTTTTGGGATATGGCGTATTATTTCAATAGATAA
- the thiW gene encoding energy coupling factor transporter S component ThiW, which translates to MIALDVVLSPLFRIEGMAPMSSVMNVLAGVLLGPLYGTIMAFVCGVIRITLLGIPPLALTGAVFGAFFAGLGYRLYPSVVSSMVGEIIGTGIIGSLLSYPVMVWFTGSSSDFYWLMYTPRFIGAACIGSVIAFLIWQKAKTIAVIQKIQRLYKGVSI; encoded by the coding sequence ATGATTGCGTTAGATGTTGTGTTATCACCACTGTTTCGAATTGAAGGCATGGCACCTATGTCGAGTGTGATGAATGTCTTAGCAGGTGTATTATTAGGACCGCTTTATGGGACAATCATGGCATTTGTCTGTGGTGTGATTCGGATAACTTTATTAGGAATTCCCCCGTTGGCTCTTACTGGGGCAGTATTCGGTGCTTTTTTTGCAGGGCTGGGTTATCGTTTGTATCCTTCTGTCGTTTCTTCGATGGTTGGAGAAATTATTGGTACAGGAATCATTGGTTCATTATTGTCTTATCCTGTAATGGTTTGGTTCACAGGTAGTAGCAGTGATTTTTATTGGTTGATGTATACCCCTCGTTTTATCGGTGCAGCTTGTATTGGTTCAGTGATTGCCTTTCTCATTTGGCAAAAAGCCAAAACGATTGCAGTGATTCAAAAAATTCAACGATTATACAAAGGAGTCTCGATATGA
- a CDS encoding hydroxyethylthiazole kinase has product MTNWQATLAHYLPLKKAPLVHCITNEITNELLANGLLFVGAKPIMAEDIREFPDLFKSTDGVLLNMGRMSVAREEALVKASKLANKSAKKAVVDIVGAAATPLRFDLAHLLAKQQPSVLKGNISELRAFCGLTSAGRGVDGSAFDQEDTAITELIQALQQQDPEITYLATGKKDIVVKGEQVWLLENGVPELDCFTGTGDLVGALITAFLGAGYEAVEATILGVSYLNCCGERAKEKLVPTVGLADFRHETLNQLSLLSQDITWSQQVKGRKR; this is encoded by the coding sequence ATGACAAATTGGCAAGCAACACTCGCACACTATTTACCTCTGAAAAAAGCGCCCTTGGTTCATTGTATTACGAATGAAATTACCAATGAACTACTAGCAAATGGTTTATTGTTTGTTGGTGCCAAACCGATTATGGCAGAAGACATTCGGGAATTTCCAGATTTATTTAAAAGCACAGATGGCGTATTATTAAATATGGGAAGAATGTCAGTTGCCCGTGAAGAAGCACTCGTGAAAGCCAGCAAATTAGCCAACAAATCAGCCAAAAAAGCAGTGGTTGATATCGTTGGGGCTGCAGCGACGCCTTTACGCTTTGATTTAGCACATCTACTAGCTAAACAACAACCAAGTGTGTTAAAAGGCAATATTTCAGAGTTGCGCGCATTTTGTGGCTTAACTTCTGCTGGCCGAGGTGTTGATGGCAGCGCGTTTGATCAAGAAGACACAGCAATTACCGAATTAATCCAAGCCTTGCAACAGCAAGACCCAGAGATTACGTATTTAGCAACAGGTAAAAAAGATATCGTTGTTAAAGGGGAGCAAGTGTGGTTATTAGAAAATGGCGTCCCAGAGTTGGATTGCTTTACTGGAACAGGGGATTTAGTCGGTGCGCTAATTACGGCATTTTTAGGTGCGGGCTATGAGGCAGTAGAAGCAACTATTTTAGGTGTTAGTTATTTGAACTGTTGTGGTGAACGAGCGAAAGAAAAATTAGTACCAACAGTTGGCTTAGCGGATTTTCGTCATGAAACATTGAATCAATTGTCCTTATTATCACAAGATATTACTTGGAGCCAACAAGTGAAGGGGAGAAAACGATGA
- the thiE gene encoding thiamine phosphate synthase encodes MKELALYLVTQRYGNTEEFLQIIEEACQNGVTLVQLREKKLSTREFYELAQQVKAITDRYSVPLIINDRVDICLAVDAAGVHIGDDELPVAITRQLIGNKWLGVSAKTIDRAQEAQQEGANYLGVGAIFPTKTKDTPLTSLATLQEITEAITIPVVAIGGITEDRLSSFNGLNIAGVAVVSEIMKAESVAEKVQNMRKKIQEWEGK; translated from the coding sequence ATGAAGGAATTAGCTTTATATTTAGTGACACAACGTTATGGCAATACCGAAGAGTTTCTACAAATTATTGAAGAGGCGTGTCAAAATGGCGTAACTTTAGTGCAGCTACGTGAAAAAAAACTCTCTACACGTGAATTTTATGAATTAGCGCAACAAGTCAAGGCGATTACCGATCGTTATAGTGTACCTCTGATAATTAATGACCGTGTGGATATTTGTTTAGCCGTTGATGCGGCAGGTGTGCATATTGGTGATGATGAACTACCTGTAGCAATTACTCGTCAACTCATTGGCAATAAGTGGTTAGGAGTCTCAGCTAAAACGATTGACCGTGCGCAAGAAGCGCAACAAGAAGGGGCAAATTATCTGGGAGTAGGAGCAATTTTTCCAACAAAAACCAAAGATACGCCCTTAACTTCGCTGGCAACATTACAAGAAATTACCGAGGCAATTACCATCCCAGTAGTAGCTATTGGAGGAATTACTGAAGATCGATTGTCAAGCTTTAATGGACTTAACATTGCTGGTGTGGCGGTCGTTAGCGAAATTATGAAGGCTGAATCTGTTGCGGAAAAAGTTCAAAACATGCGTAAAAAAATTCAAGAATGGGAGGGGAAATAA
- the thiD gene encoding bifunctional hydroxymethylpyrimidine kinase/phosphomethylpyrimidine kinase: MENSTPQVVTIAGSDSGGGAGIQADLKTFQARQVFGMSIVIALTAQNTLGVQESYPIPCEFIDAQFASLAADFAIKASKTGMLADSEHVAAVIKNLKTYDFGPLVVDPVMIAKGGHPLLTEDAIQLIKEELLPLATIVTPNLPEAEVLVGYAIETEADMQRAARDLQQLGVQHVVMKGGHKEGIESADYVLLADQTSFWLRTPRIATKNTHGTGDTFSSCIVAELAKGATVKEAIITAKKFIQGAIQEGIFVGHGHGPTNHWAQLSEDVRVEENANETY, translated from the coding sequence ATGGAAAATAGCACACCGCAAGTAGTAACGATTGCCGGTTCAGATTCCGGTGGTGGTGCAGGTATTCAAGCTGATTTAAAAACTTTTCAAGCGCGACAAGTTTTTGGTATGAGCATTGTCATTGCGTTAACCGCTCAAAATACATTGGGGGTACAAGAAAGTTATCCCATCCCCTGTGAATTCATTGATGCGCAGTTTGCTTCTTTAGCTGCTGATTTTGCCATTAAAGCGTCGAAAACAGGTATGTTAGCCGACAGCGAGCATGTTGCCGCAGTTATTAAAAATTTGAAAACATATGATTTTGGTCCATTAGTTGTCGATCCGGTGATGATTGCTAAAGGAGGACATCCTTTATTAACAGAAGATGCGATTCAATTAATTAAGGAAGAACTATTGCCATTAGCAACCATTGTCACACCAAATTTACCTGAAGCCGAAGTTTTAGTCGGTTATGCGATTGAAACAGAAGCCGATATGCAACGTGCCGCTCGTGATTTACAACAACTGGGTGTACAACATGTTGTGATGAAAGGTGGACACAAAGAAGGTATTGAGTCTGCTGACTACGTTCTTTTGGCAGATCAAACTAGTTTCTGGTTACGTACGCCACGAATTGCTACCAAAAATACCCATGGTACAGGCGATACTTTCTCTTCTTGTATTGTTGCTGAATTAGCAAAAGGAGCAACCGTCAAAGAAGCGATTATTACTGCCAAAAAATTCATTCAAGGAGCTATTCAAGAAGGGATTTTTGTTGGTCATGGTCATGGTCCAACCAATCATTGGGCACAATTGAGCGAAGATGTTCGAGTAGAAGAAAACGCGAATGAGACATATTAA
- a CDS encoding class A sortase — protein sequence MKKKSKIKNLFINLLIVLLILLGLALIFNNKIKNVLIEKKSGDYTISQVSREKIVANEAKETSFDFEAVEAVSTEKVLQAQLQQTDLPVIAGVAIPGVGINLPIFKGLDNESLWYGAGTFHPDQTLGTGNYALASHRLEESDLLFSHLDQVTVGDVVYLTDLENIYTYQVTVSTRIDPTQVEVIEDVPDKKLVTLITCGEASAVTRWMVQGELTEVTAVEQGSEAMLAAFQMEKKAY from the coding sequence ATGAAAAAAAAATCAAAAATAAAAAATTTGTTCATTAATTTGCTGATTGTCTTATTAATTCTGCTAGGATTAGCACTAATTTTCAATAACAAAATAAAAAATGTCCTCATCGAAAAAAAGAGTGGCGACTATACTATTTCGCAGGTTTCACGTGAAAAAATCGTAGCAAATGAAGCAAAGGAAACTAGTTTTGATTTTGAAGCGGTTGAAGCAGTAAGCACAGAAAAAGTGTTACAAGCGCAATTGCAGCAAACGGATTTACCCGTTATTGCGGGCGTGGCAATTCCCGGTGTAGGCATTAATTTACCGATCTTTAAGGGATTAGACAATGAAAGTTTATGGTATGGGGCAGGAACCTTCCATCCCGATCAAACGTTAGGAACTGGAAATTATGCTTTAGCTAGTCATCGCTTGGAAGAATCCGATTTATTATTTTCTCATTTGGATCAAGTAACAGTCGGTGATGTCGTTTATTTAACGGATTTAGAAAATATTTATACGTATCAAGTGACTGTTTCGACGCGTATCGATCCTACTCAAGTAGAGGTAATTGAAGATGTGCCTGATAAAAAACTGGTTACACTGATTACTTGTGGTGAGGCAAGTGCTGTGACACGTTGGATGGTGCAAGGCGAATTGACTGAAGTCACCGCAGTAGAACAAGGAAGTGAAGCGATGCTCGCTGCCTTTCAAATGGAGAAAAAAGCCTATTGA
- a CDS encoding patatin-like phospholipase family protein, with product MHSEKLFLSDLKQSTTFSISQLAVPFYTSHSVAREAFLKQAKKNQAWQLIGSEHLFLAIEFDSKQAILRNLLYVPIEKFSWKKSLVLIETFLRQRFVEEFVVPLQLGEMMTQWLCANGYEQTAQGLKKVFTYRTALVLGGGGARGSYQIGVWQALKSVGIPIDLITGTSVGALNGALVLMDDVEVARELWLTISTDKVLAFPEACATNQTFKELIQQVSSLATTALKENGASSQPLQDLLMQTFDEEKMQQSQIPLFVCTTRFPSLQEVVHHYDITNGLEELKWLTASASFYPGMVPMEIDQEQYVDGGYRNNLPIDVALAHGATECICVDIKGPGIAKKLTIPEEVAVVNYCSPWSLGNLLVFDSNRSESNYRLGYLETMKAFEQFNGYWYTFTLATAWKKEWRAFLRYLQNDPLYLTLMKRPDFWKKVSKLYHHKAPFEQGGLILVELAGRFFGLEATHVYTKELFLEKMQQTFNQERLAIGTLSITEWVATHHTQRFVLSEKNQLSHLYQIIKENKAVPQQIASLAPVMLVTAKFLVYLLETTEFVHDPTNTLQ from the coding sequence ATGCATAGCGAAAAATTATTTTTATCTGATTTGAAGCAATCGACAACCTTTTCGATAAGTCAATTAGCTGTCCCTTTTTATACCTCTCATTCTGTAGCGAGGGAAGCATTTTTAAAACAAGCCAAAAAAAATCAAGCGTGGCAATTAATTGGTTCAGAACATCTTTTTTTAGCAATAGAATTTGATAGCAAACAAGCGATTTTGCGTAATTTATTGTATGTGCCAATAGAAAAATTTTCTTGGAAAAAAAGTTTAGTATTAATTGAAACTTTTTTACGTCAGCGCTTTGTGGAAGAATTTGTTGTTCCGTTGCAATTGGGTGAAATGATGACGCAATGGTTGTGCGCAAATGGCTATGAACAAACAGCGCAAGGCTTAAAAAAAGTTTTTACTTATCGCACCGCTTTAGTCTTAGGTGGGGGTGGCGCACGAGGATCTTACCAAATTGGTGTGTGGCAAGCGTTAAAAAGTGTAGGAATACCGATAGATTTAATTACAGGAACATCCGTTGGTGCATTGAATGGGGCCTTAGTTTTGATGGATGATGTCGAAGTAGCACGTGAATTGTGGCTAACTATTAGTACAGACAAAGTGTTAGCTTTTCCTGAAGCGTGTGCGACGAATCAAACATTTAAAGAACTGATTCAACAAGTTAGTTCCTTAGCAACCACTGCTTTAAAGGAAAATGGTGCCAGCTCACAGCCTTTACAAGATTTATTGATGCAAACGTTTGATGAAGAAAAAATGCAGCAAAGCCAAATCCCATTATTTGTCTGTACGACACGTTTTCCGTCCCTACAAGAAGTTGTTCATCACTATGATATAACAAATGGATTAGAGGAATTAAAATGGTTAACGGCCTCAGCTTCTTTTTATCCAGGCATGGTCCCGATGGAAATCGATCAAGAACAATACGTTGATGGCGGTTATCGTAATAATTTACCGATAGATGTTGCTTTAGCTCATGGCGCAACAGAATGTATTTGTGTGGACATTAAAGGTCCAGGAATTGCCAAAAAACTGACGATTCCAGAAGAAGTAGCGGTAGTCAATTATTGTTCGCCATGGTCATTGGGCAATCTTTTGGTTTTTGATAGCAATCGTTCGGAAAGCAATTATCGTTTAGGATACTTGGAAACGATGAAAGCTTTCGAACAATTTAACGGTTATTGGTATACCTTTACGTTAGCTACGGCGTGGAAAAAAGAATGGCGAGCATTTTTGCGTTATTTACAAAATGACCCACTGTATTTAACTTTAATGAAACGCCCGGATTTTTGGAAAAAAGTGAGTAAACTTTACCATCATAAAGCTCCCTTTGAACAAGGAGGTCTGATTTTAGTAGAGCTAGCTGGGCGCTTTTTTGGCTTAGAAGCCACGCATGTTTATACTAAAGAACTATTTTTAGAAAAAATGCAACAGACATTCAATCAGGAACGGCTAGCAATTGGGACCTTATCCATTACTGAATGGGTAGCGACGCATCATACACAGCGTTTTGTATTATCTGAAAAAAATCAACTGTCCCATTTATATCAAATCATCAAAGAAAACAAAGCAGTTCCTCAACAAATTGCTTCATTGGCACCTGTGATGTTAGTGACAGCAAAGTTTTTAGTGTATTTGTTAGAGACAACAGAATTTGTACACGATCCAACAAATACGTTACAATAA
- a CDS encoding YdbC family protein, producing MASEFSYEIVEEIAVLSENPKGWRKELNLVSWNGRAPKFDLRDWSPGHEKMGKGVALSNEEFAALKQTLTSM from the coding sequence ATGGCAAGTGAGTTTTCCTATGAAATCGTTGAAGAAATCGCCGTGTTGTCAGAAAATCCAAAAGGTTGGCGAAAAGAACTAAATTTGGTGAGCTGGAATGGACGAGCACCAAAATTTGATTTGCGTGATTGGAGCCCCGGTCATGAAAAAATGGGTAAAGGGGTTGCGTTATCCAACGAAGAATTTGCGGCATTGAAACAAACCCTAACATCAATGTAA
- a CDS encoding YicC/YloC family endoribonuclease, whose protein sequence is MKSMTGFGKARCESEHYQIEVEIKSVNHRFLDIQLRNPRQLNTYEQAIRQTIKETLQRGRVEVYITLKEKGDSHKEVAIHWDLMEELVTNMQTEAHARFDTDLPAKSILKRLINHQEFIDIQEKQTEDQDLEVSVLAAIKEAAEANNASREVEGAGIQQILAENSHALQQKIVELSAFVDVYEADYKEKFEKKLTDWLGATIDQDRLLTEMAILLERGDIHEELDRMTIHLASMATMLQSDKPVGRELDFLIQEMNREVNTIGSKSSPIVIKNAVVQMKTIIEKIREQVQNVE, encoded by the coding sequence ATGAAAAGTATGACAGGCTTTGGAAAAGCACGGTGTGAGTCAGAACATTATCAAATTGAAGTAGAAATAAAAAGTGTGAATCATCGTTTTTTAGATATTCAATTACGCAATCCGCGTCAATTAAATACCTACGAACAAGCAATTCGTCAAACGATTAAAGAAACCTTACAACGTGGACGAGTAGAAGTTTATATCACGTTAAAAGAAAAAGGTGACAGCCATAAAGAAGTGGCTATCCATTGGGACTTAATGGAAGAATTAGTCACAAATATGCAAACAGAAGCGCATGCACGTTTTGATACAGACTTGCCTGCAAAATCCATTTTAAAACGTTTAATTAATCATCAAGAATTTATCGATATTCAAGAAAAGCAAACAGAAGACCAAGATTTAGAAGTTTCAGTACTGGCTGCGATTAAAGAAGCCGCAGAAGCCAACAATGCTAGTCGTGAAGTGGAAGGTGCTGGAATTCAACAAATCTTAGCAGAAAATAGCCACGCATTGCAACAAAAAATTGTGGAATTATCGGCATTCGTTGACGTATACGAAGCAGATTATAAAGAGAAATTTGAGAAGAAATTAACGGACTGGTTGGGTGCCACAATTGATCAAGACCGTTTGTTGACCGAAATGGCTATCTTATTGGAGCGTGGCGATATTCATGAAGAATTAGACCGAATGACGATTCATCTAGCATCAATGGCAACCATGCTTCAATCAGACAAACCAGTGGGTCGTGAATTAGATTTTCTGATTCAAGAGATGAATCGGGAAGTCAATACCATTGGTTCGAAATCAAGTCCAATTGTTATTAAAAATGCAGTCGTTCAAATGAAAACAATTATTGAAAAAATTCGCGAGCAAGTGCAAAATGTGGAGTAA
- the gmk gene encoding guanylate kinase translates to MTERGLLIVLSGPSGVGKGTVRKAIFDSEDNDFQYSISMTTRKKRIGEVEGVDYYFRSHEEFEELIAAGEMLEYAEYVGNYYGTPLSYVQKTLDEGKDVFLEIEVQGALQVKEKVPDGVFIFLTPPDLTELRSRITGRGTDSIEVIDERMRIAREEIEMMALYDYAVVNDEVPLAVQRIKDIISSEHFRVERVIGKYRKMLEEL, encoded by the coding sequence ATGACAGAGCGAGGATTATTAATCGTATTATCTGGACCTTCCGGCGTTGGTAAGGGAACAGTACGTAAAGCAATATTTGATAGTGAAGATAACGATTTTCAATATTCTATTTCAATGACAACACGTAAAAAACGTATCGGAGAAGTAGAGGGTGTGGATTATTATTTCCGCAGTCATGAAGAATTTGAAGAACTAATTGCTGCTGGTGAAATGCTAGAGTATGCAGAATATGTAGGAAATTATTATGGTACGCCATTGTCTTATGTGCAAAAAACACTAGACGAAGGAAAAGACGTTTTCTTAGAAATCGAAGTACAAGGTGCCTTACAAGTAAAAGAGAAAGTGCCAGATGGAGTGTTTATTTTCTTAACACCACCAGATTTAACAGAATTACGTTCAAGAATTACTGGACGTGGGACTGACTCAATCGAAGTTATTGATGAACGTATGCGGATTGCTCGTGAGGAAATTGAAATGATGGCCTTGTATGATTATGCCGTAGTCAATGATGAAGTTCCTTTAGCCGTACAACGAATTAAAGATATCATTTCAAGCGAACACTTCCGCGTAGAACGCGTAATTGGAAAATATAGAAAAATGTTAGAGGAGTTGTAG
- the rpoZ gene encoding DNA-directed RNA polymerase subunit omega yields the protein MMLKPSIDSLLDRVNSKYSLVILASKRAHELDAGAQATLDNFDSVKSVGQALEEIEAETVISDPHPEVKRARLKMEAEERRAQKEQEQKELEARIRQEQKL from the coding sequence ATGATGTTAAAACCATCAATCGATTCATTGTTGGATCGTGTGAATTCAAAATATTCATTAGTTATTTTAGCTAGTAAACGTGCGCATGAATTAGACGCTGGCGCACAAGCGACCTTAGATAATTTTGACTCAGTAAAAAGCGTGGGTCAAGCATTAGAAGAAATCGAAGCTGAGACAGTTATCAGTGATCCACATCCAGAAGTAAAACGCGCACGTTTGAAAATGGAAGCAGAAGAACGTCGTGCTCAAAAAGAACAAGAACAAAAAGAATTAGAAGCACGTATTCGCCAAGAACAA